The segment AACAGCGACCTCGGCGGCTCGGTCCTGGACCACCTCGCCATGGCGCACCTGATCGGCACCGGCGCCTACGACCGCCACCTGCGCACCGTCCGCCGCCGCTACCGCGCCCGCCGCGACGCGCTGGTGACGGCGCTGGCCGCGGAGCTGCCGCACTGGAAGATGCGCGGCGTGGCCGCGGGCCTGCACGTGCTGGCGGATCTGCCGCCGGGCAGCGACGAGGACGCGTTGACGGCGGCGGCTGCCGCGCACGGGGTGCGAGTGCAGCCGCTGGCGCCGATGCGCTTCGCCCCCGGGCCGCCGGGACTGGTGCTCGGCTACGCGGGGCTGCCGCCGAGCCGCCTGGTGGAGGCGGCTCGGCGGTTGGGGTCCGCGGCGCGGGAGGCGTAGATGGCGATGTGCTTCTGGCACCGGGCATCAGGGGTCAGGCATCAGCTAGGCGGCAAGAAATGGGCCGCGCAGCTTCTCCGTCTCCTGCCACAGCCGGTCGGCGTCGGCGCGGCTGGCCGCATGTGGTGACGGCGTCGCGGGGCGGCTGCCGTTGTAGTACCCGCCGTTGTCGATCGCCGGGGCCGTCGCCAGTTCGGTGAGCGGCCGGCCGCCCCGGGACGGCGAGGCGAGCATCCAGCGCGTCGCCGTGCTGAGCAGCCAGAACCCCGGGCTGTGCATGGAGCGCACGAGCCTGGTGCGCACCATGCCCGGATGTACCGCGGCGGTCTGGAAGCCGGGGTGGCGCCGGTGGAACTCCGTCGTGAACAGCAGATTCGCGAGCTTGGAGCGGCTGTACGCCAGATACGGGCTGTATCCGTGCGCTGATTGCAGGTCGTCGAAGTCGAGTCGGACGTCGCCGCCTCCGAACAGCGGAGCGCGGTGCCCCTCGGAGTTGGTGTTGACGACGCGCCCCGCCCCACGCGCGAGCAGCGGCATCAGCAGGCTGGTCGTGGTGAACGGCGCCAGGTGGTGGACGGCGAAGTTCAGCTCCATGCCCTCCTCCGTCAGCGTCCGGCGGGGGATCATGACGCCGGCGTTGTTGACCAGGGTGTCGATGCTGTCGGTCTCGGCTCGGACGCCCGCGACGACCGATTCGATGCCGGCCTTGGTGGAGACGTCTCCGCCGATGAAGACCCCGCCGGTCCGCCGCACCAGGTCCGCGCCGCGCCGGCGGTCCCGGCCCACCAGGATCAGCCGGTGACCCGCGCTCGCGAGGTGCAGTGCGCAAGCCCGGCCGATCCCCGAGGTGGCGCCGATGAGCACGATCGTGCGCCGACCGTGCTCGTGAGCCCTGCTCATCGGGCCGCGGGGATCTTGTTCAGGCCCATGACCCCGGCGAGCAGCCGGTCGCGGGTGCGCAGCGGCAGCCGGGCCAGCAGGCCGAGCAGGCGGGTGTCCGGCCCGACGGTGTAGCGGGGCTTGGGCTTGCGCGCGGTCAGGGCTTTGACCACGGCGTCGGCCACGATCTCCGGCGCGGCCGGCTTGGACTTGGCGAACGCGGCGTCGACCGCGTCGACCTGAGCCTCGTAGAGCGCCAGCTGGGCGGGGCTCAGGGCCGCCTTCGCCTTCGCGGTGGCGGCTGCCGCCTTGCTGAAGATCGTGGTGTCGATCAGCCCCGGCTCGATCACCACGACCGGCAGGCCCCAGTGCGCCAGCTCCAGGCGCTGGGCGTCGGACAGCGATTGCAGCGCCGCCTTGCTGGCCGAGATCGGGCCGAAGAAGGGGCCCGCGACGCGGGCGGTGGCGGCCGTGATGTTGACCAGGCGGCCGTGGCCGGTGCGCAGCAGCGGCAGGAACGCCTGGGTGACGGCGACCGCGCCGAAGACGTTCACGTCGAACTGGTGGCGCAGGTCGTGCGGGCTGACCAGCTCCAGCGGGCCCTGCACGATGATGCCCGCGTTGTTGACGATGCCGTGCAGCGCGGTGCAGCCGTCGCTCCGGACGAGGGCGGCGGCGTCGGCTATGCCGGCGGGGTCGGTCACGTCCAGGCGCAGGGTCCGGACATCAGGGTGCCGGGGGACCTCCCCGCCGGGTTCGCGGACCGCGGCGTAGACCCGGAATCCGCGCTCGGCCAGCGCCTGTGTGGTCGCACGGCCCACGCCGCCGCCCGCCCCGGTGACCAAGACCGTGCGCGTCTGCTCGTCCTGCATGGCAGCCCCTCCCATACGTACGACTCAACATGTCTGTTCTTACATGTCATCGTCTACATGTCTCTGCCGATGTGTCAAGATGGGTCCGCAGAGCGCCCGCCGCCCCCACACCCCGCCAGGAGGACCCCGCCGATGTCGCTGCGCCACGGCCTGCTCGGCCTGCTCGCCGAAGGCCCGGCCAGCGGCTACGACCTGGCCCGCCGCTTCTCCGAGGCGCTCGGCTCGGTCTGGCCGGCCCAGCACCCGCAGATCTACTCGGAGCTGGCCCGCCTGGAATCGGCCGGCCTGATCGAGGTCGAGAGCACCGGCCCGCGCCGCCGCAAGGCGTACCGCATCACCGACGAGGGCCTGGCCGAGGTCCGCCGCTGGCTGGCGGAGGCGGAGGTGGACCACACCTTCCGCATGGAGACGCTGTTCCGCGCGTACTTCTTCTGGCTGATGGAGCCCGAGGACCTCAAGGCCCACCTGGAATCCGAGCAGGCGTTCTACGCTCAGACAGCGGAGGCGCTCCGCGGCTACGCGGCCACCAAGGACCGCGGCGACTGGGGCACGAGCGCGCAGACGCGCGCGATGCGGATAGCGCTGGAGGCGGGGATCCGCATCAACGAGGCGCTGGCGGGCTGGGCGCAGTGGGCCCATGACACCGACATCATGACGGCCGAGGACTTCGGCACGGCGAAGCCTGAAGGGGAAGCTGCCGCGGGGGACGGCGACGGCAGCTGACCAGCTGAGTCAGCCGCCTCACACACCGCCGCCTCACACACCGCCGCCGGCGGCGATCAGGTGCCCGGGGTGCGAAGCCTTGTCGACGTGGTCGGCGATGCCCTTGGCCCCGGCGGCGTTGGCGCAGTGCGCGCAGCAGTAGAACTTGCCGTCGGACTCCACGCCGTGGCCGACGATGCGGCAGCGGCAGTGCTCGCACGTCGGCGCCATGCGGTGGATCGCGCACTCGAACGAGTCGAAGGTGTGCGTCACGCCGGCGGCTACGACGTCGAACGACATGTAGTAGTCGTTGCCACAAACCTCACACACGGCCATTTCCGACTCCCGGGTCACAGTGATGGGCACGGCGGTGTGTCCCGCCGACAGGCGGCGCCTACCCGGGGTCGGAGGGCGGTAGTCGATCGCTAGGCCATGCAGGCCACCGGCGCGCTACGGCTCGCGCGGCAGAATGTGCACGACCTCGATCTGCTCCATCACGATCTGCGCCGTCAGCACCTGCGGCTCGCTGACCTTGTCGGGGTCCAGCTCGTCGGCGAACTGGGCCTCGGCCTCGGCGAAGGCCGCTTCCTCGTCGTGCTGCTCGGTGCCGGGCTGCGGCTCCTCGGCCGGGGAGGGGATCGGCACGCCGAGGGCCGGCTCCTCCGGGCCGCCCTCGAACGAGACCGTCACCGTCACCGTCGGTGTCGCCCCGTCGGCGCCGCCCGACGCCGGCTTGGCGAAGGCGTCGAACGTGTCCGTGGCCTCGGCGGCGGTGGCCTCGGCGGTCGCCGGCGCCGACGCCGCGTGTGCCCCGCCTCGGCCGCCGCCTCGCCATTCGGGCATCGTGATCGCGTACATCGCCCGGTCCTGCCACTGGCCGCCGACCAGGAAGCGGTCCAGGAGGACGCCTTCGGGGCGCATCTTCACGTGCTCGGCGACCCGCATGCCGGCGGTGTTGCGGGGGTCGACCGTGGTCTGGACGCGGTGCAGCTCCAGACGGGAGAACGCCAGCTCCAGCAGGAGGCGGGTGGCCTCGGTGCCCAGGCCCTCGGCCCAGCGGTCGGGGCGCAGGTACACGCCGATCTCGCCCTGGCGGTGCGGGAAGCTGAGGATGTCCAGCGTCGCCGAGCCGATCAGGTCCCCGTACTGCTCGACCGCCAGGTAGAAGCTGCGGCGGGGCTGGAGCTGCGCCATGCGCGCGGTCTCGGCCAGCCAGGCGCCGGCGGTGTCCGGGGTGGCCAGCGCGGGCCACGGGGTGTGCGCGGCCACGCGAGGGTCGCCGGCGATGCGCTGCCAGGCCAGCAGGTCGTCGGGGCGGAACTCGCGCAGGGACAGGCGAGGGCCCCTTGGGTAGTCGTCGAGCGGAGAAGGCACGGCAGAACGTTATGCGATCGCCGCGCCCGCGTCAGCCCGAAGGGGACAATGCTTTGAGAGTATCAGTACTTGGACAAGTGTCGTACTATCCGGGAACACCCAGCGTGAGCATGGAGAATCCGAAGTAGTCGCGGTGTCCGCGCAGCCAGATGCTCCGCTTGGTGTCGAGTTCGTCACGCACCGCCTCGGCATCCGGGTGGTCGGGATGGGCCAGCAGCCATTCCTCGGCGTCCGAGGTCTCCAGCGATTCGTAGTCGTCCCACTCCGAGCGGGTCGATGACTCTATGCGCAGCGGACGGAATCCGGCGGCGACGGCGTGGTCGACCAGGTCCGGCAGCAGTTCGTAGCGCTGGGCGGTGGTCCCCGGCCACATCGCGGCCAGCCGCTCCGGCGGCGGGACCGTCTCCCAGTGCTCGACCCCGAAGAACAGCCGGCCGCCGGGATTCACCAACGGCCGCAGCACCTCCAGCGACTGTGTCACGGTCCTGCCGAACACCTGCCAGGCCCCGCAGTTGATCACTACGTCCGCGGACCGGGTGTGCTCCTTGGCCGGGCCGTCGACGAACTCCACGCGGTCGCCGAGCCCGCGCGCCTGGGCGTTCGCCCGGCCCCGCGCGAGGTCCCGCTCCGACATGTCCACGCCGAATCCCCGTGCGGACGGCGCCCGCGCCAGGATCCGCAGCATCAGCTCGCCCCAGCCGCACGCGTAGTCGGCGACCGTGGCCGGCCCGGTCGCCGCCAGGTCCGCGGCGATCCGGTTCGCGCGCTCCTCGGTCATCGGCGAGTGGAACACCATGTGCGTCGCCGGTCCGACGATCTCTTCGACTGCCATGCCGATTCAGCGTAGGCGCGACGACTGAGCGCAGGCTACTGATCCGCCAGGAGCGACCGCACCAGGGCCTCGGTCGACACCGCGAACAGCCGGTCGGCGTCCACCGGCGTGGCCAGCGCCCCGGCCAGGGCGGCGTCCGGGGCCGGTTCGGCCAGCCACAGCTCCTCG is part of the Catenulispora sp. MAP5-51 genome and harbors:
- a CDS encoding SDR family NAD(P)-dependent oxidoreductase, whose product is MSRAHEHGRRTIVLIGATSGIGRACALHLASAGHRLILVGRDRRRGADLVRRTGGVFIGGDVSTKAGIESVVAGVRAETDSIDTLVNNAGVMIPRRTLTEEGMELNFAVHHLAPFTTTSLLMPLLARGAGRVVNTNSEGHRAPLFGGGDVRLDFDDLQSAHGYSPYLAYSRSKLANLLFTTEFHRRHPGFQTAAVHPGMVRTRLVRSMHSPGFWLLSTATRWMLASPSRGGRPLTELATAPAIDNGGYYNGSRPATPSPHAASRADADRLWQETEKLRGPFLAA
- a CDS encoding GNAT family N-acetyltransferase, coding for MPSPLDDYPRGPRLSLREFRPDDLLAWQRIAGDPRVAAHTPWPALATPDTAGAWLAETARMAQLQPRRSFYLAVEQYGDLIGSATLDILSFPHRQGEIGVYLRPDRWAEGLGTEATRLLLELAFSRLELHRVQTTVDPRNTAGMRVAEHVKMRPEGVLLDRFLVGGQWQDRAMYAITMPEWRGGGRGGAHAASAPATAEATAAEATDTFDAFAKPASGGADGATPTVTVTVSFEGGPEEPALGVPIPSPAEEPQPGTEQHDEEAAFAEAEAQFADELDPDKVSEPQVLTAQIVMEQIEVVHILPREP
- a CDS encoding SDR family NAD(P)-dependent oxidoreductase, with the translated sequence MQDEQTRTVLVTGAGGGVGRATTQALAERGFRVYAAVREPGGEVPRHPDVRTLRLDVTDPAGIADAAALVRSDGCTALHGIVNNAGIIVQGPLELVSPHDLRHQFDVNVFGAVAVTQAFLPLLRTGHGRLVNITAATARVAGPFFGPISASKAALQSLSDAQRLELAHWGLPVVVIEPGLIDTTIFSKAAAATAKAKAALSPAQLALYEAQVDAVDAAFAKSKPAAPEIVADAVVKALTARKPKPRYTVGPDTRLLGLLARLPLRTRDRLLAGVMGLNKIPAAR
- a CDS encoding cyclopropane-fatty-acyl-phospholipid synthase family protein, with the translated sequence MAVEEIVGPATHMVFHSPMTEERANRIAADLAATGPATVADYACGWGELMLRILARAPSARGFGVDMSERDLARGRANAQARGLGDRVEFVDGPAKEHTRSADVVINCGAWQVFGRTVTQSLEVLRPLVNPGGRLFFGVEHWETVPPPERLAAMWPGTTAQRYELLPDLVDHAVAAGFRPLRIESSTRSEWDDYESLETSDAEEWLLAHPDHPDAEAVRDELDTKRSIWLRGHRDYFGFSMLTLGVPG
- a CDS encoding PadR family transcriptional regulator, whose product is MSLRHGLLGLLAEGPASGYDLARRFSEALGSVWPAQHPQIYSELARLESAGLIEVESTGPRRRKAYRITDEGLAEVRRWLAEAEVDHTFRMETLFRAYFFWLMEPEDLKAHLESEQAFYAQTAEALRGYAATKDRGDWGTSAQTRAMRIALEAGIRINEALAGWAQWAHDTDIMTAEDFGTAKPEGEAAAGDGDGS